A DNA window from Ranitomeya imitator isolate aRanImi1 chromosome 2, aRanImi1.pri, whole genome shotgun sequence contains the following coding sequences:
- the LOC138662843 gene encoding oocyte zinc finger protein XlCOF6-like: MDMDRDKMAERILHLTLEILFQLTGEDYTVVKKTSSDRCQDPVSEGWGRPLSPITGPPPHPLIHEDINDQKILELIYKMFELLTREVPIRCQDVAVYFSMEEWEYLEGHRDLYKNVIMEVPQPLTSPDLSSKRTTPERCPRPLPPQDCNQEDPNAPQDHQGEDLTHINTTETYVRGDERCKEEIPTYGYPDDCTRRSEGLLTSSIFKSDCLEILQDTTEVNAITPDISSSIHSKDLSSDPMKQVPSSDSLLTTKENQSHNISIKRQTAPKANKSFSCSECGKCFNQKSDLVNHHRTHTGGKLFSCSACGKCFTRKDNLVRHKITHTGEKHFSCSECGKCFNQKSALINHHGTHTGKKPFSCSECGKCFTLKQNLVRHQRTHTGEKPFFCLECGICFTQKTALVYHHRTHTGHKPFSCSECGKCFTVKESLVRHQRIHSGEKPFSCLECGKCFTQKTALVYHHRTHTGDKPFSCSECGKCFNQKSDLVIHQRTHTGKKPFSCSECGKCFNQKSDLVIHQRTHTGKKPFSCSECGKYFTLKQNLVRHQRTHTGEKPFSCSECGKCFTQKTALVYHHRTHTGDKPFSCSECGKCFTVKESLVRHQRTHSGEKPFSCSECGKCFTQKTALVYHHRTHTGDKPFFCSECGKCFTIKQNLVRHERTHSGEKPFSCSECGKCFKWKALLVRHQSSHTGEKPF; this comes from the exons atggatatggacagagacaagatggcggagaggatattacacctcaccctagagatcctcttccagcttactggagag gattacacagtggtgaagaagacctctagtgatcgctgtcaggaccctgtgtctgagggatggggaagacccctgagcccaatcacggggcctccacctcaccccttgatccatgaggacatcaatgaccagaagatcctagaactcatctacaagatgtttGAGCTGCTGActagagag gttcctataaggtgtcaggatgtcgctgtctatttctccatggaggagtgggagtatttagaaggacacagagatctgtacaagaacgtcataatggaggttccccagcccctcacatctccag atctatccagtaagaggacaacaccagagagatgtccccgtcctcttcctccacaggactgtaaccaagaagatcccaatgctcctcaggatcatcag ggtgaagatctgacccatattaatactacagagacatatgtgaggggggatgagcggtgtaaagaggagattcccacatatggctacccag atgactgtaccaggagatcagagggactgctgacatcttcaatttttaaatctgattgtcttgagatcctacaagatacaactgaagtgaatgccattactccagatatatcatcatccattcacagcaaagatctgtcatctgatcctatgaaacaggtcccatcttctgattcattactgactactaaggaaaatcaaagtcacaacatAAGCATTAAaagacaaactgctcctaaagcaaataagtcattttcatgttcagaatgtggaaaatgttttaaccagaaatccgatttggttaatcaccatagaacccacacaggagggaagcttttttcctgttcagcatgtgggaaatgttttacccgcaAAGATAATCTTGTTAGACAcaaaataactcacacaggggaaaagcatttttcctgttcagaatgtgggaaatgttttaaccagaaatcagcttTGATTAATCACCATggaactcacacagggaagaagcctttttcctgttcagaatgtgggaaatgttttactctgaaacaaaatcttgttagacaccaaagaacccacacaggggagaagccttttttctgtttaGAATGTGGGATTTGTTTTACCCAGAAAACAGCTTTGGTTTATCACCATAGGACGCACACAGGAcataagcctttttcctgttcagaatgtgggaaatgttttaccgtcAAAGAgagtcttgttagacaccaaagaatccactcaggggagaagcctttttcatgtttagaatgtgggaaatgttttacccagaaaacaGCTTTGGTTTATCACCATAGGACTCACACAGGAgataagcctttttcctgttcagaatgtgggaaatgttttaaccagaaatcagatttggttattcaccagagaactcacacagggaagaagcctttttcctgttcagaatgtgggaaatgttttaaccagaaatcagatttggttattcaccagagaactcacacagggaagaagcctttttcctgttcagaatgtgggaaatattttactctcAAACaaaatcttgttagacaccaaagaacccacacaggggagaagcctttttcctgttcagaatgtgggaaatgttttacccagaaaaccGCTTTGGTTTATCACCATAGGACTCACACAGGAgataagcctttttcctgttcagaatgtgggaaatgttttaccgtcAAAGAgagtcttgttagacaccaaagaacccactcaggggagaagcctttttcatgttcagaatgtgggaaatgttttacccagaaaacaGCTTTGGTTTATCACCACAGGACTCACACAGGAGATAAGCcttttttttgttcagaatgtgggaaatgttttaccatcaAACAGAATCTTGTTAGACACGAAAGAACCcactcaggggagaagcctttttcctgttcagaatgtgggaaatgttttaaatggaaagcacttcttgttagacatcagagcagtcacacaggggagaagcctttttaa